The following proteins are co-located in the Bordetella bronchialis genome:
- a CDS encoding winged helix-turn-helix domain-containing tetratricopeptide repeat protein yields MPLMFEDCTLDTDRRELFRSAQVVPTTPQVFDLLVYLACNRQRVVTRDDLLDGVWGGRIVSESTLASHINAARKAVGDDGQQQRVIRTVPRKGFRFVADVRKVDLETAESAAASAGPRAEPPTEEGPALPNRPSIAVLPFVNLSGQPDQEYLADGVVEDIIAALSRHRWLFVVSRNSSFMYKARAVDVKQVGRELGVRYVLEGSFRRAGNRVRITGQLVDAATGTHHWAGRFEGVLDDIFALYDQISESVVGSLAPQLEQVEIERATHKPTGSLDAYDYYLRGMAKLHRGTRESIGLALQRFQDAMRADDGFASAHAMAAWCHCWRKVNHWMADAPRETAEGIQLARRAIDLGKGDAVALTRGGHALAHLAGDLSGGIALIDRALVLNPNLASAWFLGAFLRVWHGETEDAIASFSRAMRLSPLDPELYRMQAGIAIAHLFAGRNEEAIAWAEKALRELPGFMLALAVIAASRALLGQEAEARRVMLDLRRASPDLCLANLTDWLPIHRPDNIRLFADGLERAGLPG; encoded by the coding sequence ATGCCGCTGATGTTCGAGGATTGCACGCTGGATACCGACAGGCGGGAGCTGTTCCGTTCGGCCCAGGTGGTTCCTACCACGCCGCAAGTGTTCGATTTGCTGGTTTACCTGGCTTGCAATCGCCAGCGTGTCGTTACCCGCGACGACCTGCTCGACGGCGTGTGGGGCGGGCGCATCGTGTCGGAATCGACGCTTGCCAGCCATATCAACGCGGCGCGCAAGGCGGTGGGCGACGACGGCCAGCAGCAGCGGGTGATCCGCACGGTGCCGCGCAAGGGATTCCGCTTCGTGGCCGACGTGCGCAAGGTCGATCTGGAAACCGCCGAGTCCGCCGCCGCAAGTGCCGGCCCGCGGGCCGAGCCGCCCACGGAAGAAGGCCCCGCCTTGCCGAACCGGCCCTCCATCGCGGTATTGCCCTTCGTCAACCTGAGCGGGCAGCCGGACCAGGAATACCTGGCCGACGGCGTGGTCGAGGACATCATCGCGGCCTTGTCGCGCCACCGCTGGCTGTTCGTGGTTTCGCGCAACTCCAGCTTCATGTACAAGGCGCGCGCCGTCGACGTGAAACAGGTAGGCCGCGAACTGGGCGTGCGTTATGTGCTGGAAGGCAGTTTCCGCCGCGCCGGCAACCGTGTGCGCATCACGGGCCAGCTGGTGGATGCCGCCACGGGCACGCACCATTGGGCCGGCCGCTTCGAAGGCGTGCTGGACGACATCTTCGCGCTGTACGACCAGATCAGCGAAAGCGTGGTCGGGTCCCTGGCGCCGCAGCTGGAACAGGTGGAGATCGAGCGCGCCACGCACAAGCCGACCGGCAGCCTGGACGCCTACGACTACTACCTGCGCGGCATGGCGAAGCTGCACCGCGGCACCCGCGAGAGCATCGGGCTGGCGCTGCAACGCTTCCAGGACGCCATGCGGGCCGACGACGGGTTCGCCTCGGCCCATGCCATGGCGGCGTGGTGCCATTGCTGGCGCAAGGTCAACCACTGGATGGCCGATGCGCCGCGCGAGACCGCGGAAGGCATCCAGCTGGCGCGGCGCGCCATCGACCTGGGCAAGGGCGACGCGGTGGCCCTGACGCGCGGCGGCCATGCGCTGGCGCACCTGGCCGGCGATCTGTCCGGCGGCATCGCCCTGATAGACCGCGCGCTGGTGCTGAATCCGAACCTGGCGTCCGCCTGGTTCCTGGGCGCATTCCTGCGCGTGTGGCACGGCGAGACGGAGGACGCCATCGCATCGTTTTCCCGCGCCATGCGGCTGAGCCCGCTGGATCCGGAGCTGTACCGCATGCAGGCGGGGATCGCCATCGCCCATCTTTTCGCGGGGCGCAACGAGGAAGCCATCGCGTGGGCGGAGAAGGCCCTGCGCGAGCTGCCCGGCTTCATGCTGGCCCTGGCGGTGATCGCGGCCAGCCGGGCGCTGCTGGGCCAGGAGGCCGAAGCGCGGCGCGTCATGCTGGACCTGCGGCGGGCCAGTCCGGACCTGTGCCTGGCGAACCTGACCGACTGGCTGCCGATACATCGGCCGGACAACATCCGGCTTTTCGCCGATGGCCTGGAAAGGGCGGGGCTGCCGGGCTGA
- a CDS encoding DUF1615 domain-containing protein, whose protein sequence is MKLPIQRRLAGLCLSAMVSWLAGCATRTPEPAAPGPDQVRAEVARRLPPGVDDAAGWARDIQVALTTQEIDASPANQCAVIAIIGQESGFRADPAVPGLPKVARAEIYRRAASLHIPAMLVDAALGLKSPDGKTYSRRLDTVRTERDLSEMYEDFIGMVPMGRQLFGGLNPVHTAGPMQVSVDFAQAHAAGYPYAMDKGLRREVFTRRGGIYFGTLHLLGYTANYDAMIYRFADYNAGWYASRNAAFQNAVSRATGIPLALDGDVLRENSIEPGETERALRTLRSRLDMSEDAIRRDLRAADRLDFEKTLLYRRLFQIADKAAGAALPRAVLPRITLQSPKITRTLTTAWFAERVNQRWKQCMARDGG, encoded by the coding sequence ATGAAGCTTCCAATCCAACGCAGGCTGGCCGGCCTCTGCCTGTCGGCGATGGTGTCATGGCTGGCCGGGTGCGCCACGCGCACGCCCGAGCCGGCTGCGCCGGGGCCCGACCAGGTGCGCGCGGAAGTCGCCAGGCGCCTGCCGCCCGGGGTGGACGACGCAGCCGGATGGGCGCGCGATATCCAGGTCGCGCTGACGACGCAGGAGATCGACGCCTCGCCCGCCAACCAGTGCGCCGTGATCGCCATCATCGGCCAGGAATCCGGTTTCCGCGCCGATCCCGCCGTGCCCGGGCTGCCCAAAGTGGCACGGGCGGAGATCTACCGCCGCGCGGCTTCTTTGCACATTCCCGCCATGCTGGTGGACGCCGCGCTGGGTTTGAAGTCGCCCGATGGCAAGACCTACAGCCGGCGCCTGGATACGGTGCGCACCGAGCGCGACCTGAGCGAGATGTACGAGGACTTCATCGGCATGGTGCCCATGGGCCGGCAGTTGTTCGGCGGACTGAACCCCGTCCACACGGCGGGCCCCATGCAGGTCAGCGTGGACTTCGCGCAGGCGCACGCCGCCGGCTATCCCTACGCCATGGACAAGGGCCTGCGCCGGGAAGTCTTCACGCGCCGCGGCGGCATCTATTTCGGCACGCTGCACCTGCTGGGCTACACCGCCAACTACGACGCGATGATCTACCGCTTCGCGGACTACAACGCCGGCTGGTACGCCAGCCGCAACGCCGCATTCCAGAACGCCGTCAGCCGCGCCACGGGCATCCCGCTCGCCCTGGACGGCGACGTGCTGCGCGAAAACAGCATCGAGCCCGGCGAAACCGAACGCGCGCTGCGCACCCTGCGGTCGCGGCTGGATATGAGCGAGGACGCCATCCGCCGCGACCTGCGCGCCGCGGATCGCCTGGATTTCGAGAAGACCCTGCTTTATCGCCGGCTGTTCCAGATCGCCGACAAGGCGGCGGGCGCGGCGCTGCCGCGCGCCGTGCTGCCCCGCATCACGCTGCAAAGCCCGAAGATCACCCGCACGCTGACGACGGCCTGGTTCGCCGAGCGGGTCAACCAGCGCTGGAAGCAATGCATGGCGCGCGACGGCGGTTGA
- a CDS encoding efflux transporter outer membrane subunit — protein MLLLAGASALAGCAVGPDYPGAPDAAPDAARQPAFVRAPRDAVATGHAASLWWLALDDPQLNQLIEAALAHNPDVHAAQARLRASRAQLQQASANGMPTVGALGAAVRTRSPDTSALIPAGESNGGGSGRGPVQFYTAGFDASWELDLFGGSRRAVEAASAEADAVQADLADTQVSLAAEVAQAYISLRDQQQRLTLARRSAELQQRMLDLTRQRRAAGTAADVDVERLATQVSTTRATLVPLEAQIDESLDRLAVLTGREPGALDRQLAAAAPLPALPARVSVGDPAAMLRQRPDIRGAERRLASAYAQIGEHTADLFPKVTLFGDLSFSAATLGHLARKENLSWVGVPYLQWNILDFGRTRGAIHAAEAARDEAQAKYAHTVLAALQDANTALSRYGHQREHLVRLRQVQDYAERSAELTRQRYTAGVATLIDLLDTQRSEFAAQQDVVAGQAELLQDFVSLQKSLGLGWQAG, from the coding sequence ATGCTGCTCCTGGCCGGAGCATCGGCCCTGGCCGGCTGCGCGGTCGGACCGGATTATCCCGGCGCGCCCGATGCGGCGCCCGATGCCGCCCGGCAGCCGGCCTTCGTGCGCGCGCCGCGGGACGCGGTGGCCACGGGCCACGCGGCCAGCCTATGGTGGCTGGCGCTGGACGACCCGCAATTGAACCAGCTGATCGAAGCGGCGCTCGCGCACAACCCAGACGTGCATGCGGCGCAGGCGCGGCTGCGGGCCTCGCGCGCGCAGCTGCAGCAGGCAAGCGCCAACGGCATGCCTACCGTGGGCGCGCTGGGAGCCGCCGTACGCACCCGTTCGCCGGACACGTCGGCATTGATACCGGCCGGGGAAAGCAATGGCGGCGGTTCCGGGCGCGGGCCGGTGCAGTTCTATACGGCCGGCTTCGACGCCTCCTGGGAGCTGGATCTATTCGGTGGATCGCGCCGCGCCGTGGAAGCCGCTTCCGCCGAGGCCGACGCCGTCCAGGCGGATCTCGCCGATACGCAGGTGTCGCTGGCCGCCGAGGTCGCGCAGGCCTATATCAGCCTGCGTGACCAGCAACAGCGGCTCACGCTGGCGCGCCGCTCCGCCGAATTGCAGCAGCGCATGCTGGACCTGACGCGGCAGCGCCGCGCCGCCGGCACCGCCGCCGACGTCGATGTCGAGCGGCTCGCCACCCAGGTGTCGACGACCCGCGCCACCCTGGTGCCGCTGGAAGCGCAGATCGACGAGTCGCTGGACCGCCTGGCGGTGCTGACCGGCCGCGAACCCGGCGCGCTGGACCGGCAACTGGCCGCCGCCGCGCCCCTGCCGGCCTTGCCGGCGCGGGTGAGCGTCGGCGATCCGGCCGCGATGCTGCGGCAGCGGCCCGACATCCGCGGCGCCGAGCGACGGCTGGCCTCGGCCTACGCGCAGATCGGCGAGCACACCGCGGACCTGTTTCCCAAGGTCACGCTGTTCGGCGACCTGAGTTTCAGCGCCGCCACGCTGGGCCATCTGGCCCGCAAGGAAAACCTGAGCTGGGTCGGCGTGCCCTACCTGCAATGGAACATCCTGGACTTCGGCCGCACCCGCGGCGCCATCCATGCCGCGGAGGCCGCCCGCGACGAAGCGCAGGCCAAATACGCGCATACCGTGTTGGCGGCCTTGCAGGATGCCAATACCGCGCTGTCCCGCTACGGGCACCAGCGCGAACACCTGGTGCGGCTGCGCCAGGTGCAGGACTACGCCGAGCGCTCCGCCGAACTGACGCGCCAGCGCTACACCGCGGGGGTCGCCACGCTGATCGATCTGCTCGACACCCAGCGCAGCGAATTCGCCGCCCAGCAGGACGTGGTGGCGGGCCAGGCGGAACTGCTGCAGGACTTCGTATCGTTGCAGAAAAGCCTGGGCCTGGGCTGGCAGGCGGGCTGA
- a CDS encoding MDR family MFS transporter encodes MAEGNASAAAPAEPRASAADWVAVAGGALGALMATLDISITNSALPQIQGSIGATGTEGTWISTGYLMSEIVMIPLAAWLTRVFGLRNFLLGNALLFALFSVMCGLSHSLPQMVAGRIGQGFTGGAMIPTAQTIIRTRLPRAQMPVGMTVFGLIVLLGPLLGPVVGGWLAENISWTWCFLVNLPVCAALVALLLGGLPAERPRWGDFLKADWLGIAGLAIGLSSLTVVLEEGQRERWFDSHMIVALTVATLFGMVLIGISQATAPRPILRLGLLRNPRYAAVIAIVVAIGAGLYGVSYLVPQFLSLIAGYNAEQSGAVMLVAGLPSFLMMPFLPRLLGRVDFRILVIAGLLMFTGSCLLDIGLTAQSVGHDFYGSQFLRGIGQILAMMPLNQASMAAVSREESGDAAGLYNMARNLGGSVGLSLIGIVIDRRNTFHDHMLRESLTANSVLGQDRLAANTANWFAQTGDMAYSHMRALGQMAAQIRQQAAVMTYSETFYLLALALLACVPLALLLRTPRGGDTPGAGH; translated from the coding sequence ATGGCTGAAGGCAACGCGTCCGCGGCGGCGCCGGCGGAGCCGCGCGCGAGCGCGGCGGACTGGGTGGCCGTCGCGGGAGGCGCGCTGGGCGCGCTGATGGCGACCCTGGATATCTCCATCACCAATTCCGCCCTGCCGCAGATACAGGGCTCGATCGGCGCCACGGGCACCGAAGGCACCTGGATATCCACCGGCTACCTGATGTCCGAGATCGTCATGATCCCGTTGGCGGCCTGGTTGACGCGGGTGTTCGGCCTGCGCAATTTCCTGCTGGGCAACGCCCTGCTCTTTGCGCTGTTCTCGGTGATGTGCGGCCTGTCGCACAGCCTGCCGCAGATGGTCGCCGGCCGCATCGGCCAGGGCTTTACCGGGGGCGCGATGATCCCGACCGCGCAGACCATCATCCGCACCCGCTTGCCGCGCGCGCAGATGCCGGTGGGCATGACGGTGTTCGGCCTGATCGTGCTGCTCGGGCCCTTGCTGGGGCCGGTGGTCGGCGGCTGGCTGGCTGAGAACATCAGCTGGACGTGGTGCTTCCTGGTGAACCTGCCGGTATGCGCCGCCCTGGTGGCCCTGCTGCTGGGCGGCCTGCCCGCGGAACGGCCGCGCTGGGGCGACTTCCTCAAGGCCGATTGGCTCGGTATCGCCGGGCTCGCGATAGGCCTGAGCAGCCTGACGGTCGTGCTGGAAGAAGGCCAGCGCGAACGCTGGTTCGACTCCCACATGATCGTCGCGCTGACCGTCGCCACGCTGTTCGGAATGGTCCTGATCGGGATTTCGCAAGCGACGGCGCCCCGGCCCATCCTGCGCTTGGGCCTGCTGCGCAATCCGCGCTACGCGGCGGTCATCGCCATCGTCGTGGCCATCGGCGCGGGGCTGTACGGCGTCTCCTATCTGGTGCCGCAGTTCCTCAGCCTGATCGCCGGCTACAACGCCGAGCAATCCGGCGCCGTCATGCTGGTGGCGGGCCTGCCTTCTTTCCTGATGATGCCTTTCCTGCCCAGGCTGCTGGGCAGGGTGGACTTCCGTATCCTGGTCATCGCCGGCTTGCTGATGTTCACCGGCAGCTGCCTGCTGGATATCGGATTGACCGCGCAAAGCGTGGGCCACGACTTCTACGGATCGCAGTTCCTGCGCGGCATCGGCCAGATACTGGCGATGATGCCCTTGAACCAGGCGTCGATGGCGGCGGTGTCGCGGGAAGAGTCCGGCGACGCGGCGGGCCTGTACAACATGGCGCGCAACCTGGGCGGCTCCGTCGGCCTGTCGCTGATCGGTATCGTCATCGACCGGCGCAACACCTTCCACGACCACATGCTGCGCGAGTCCTTGACGGCCAATTCCGTCCTGGGGCAGGACCGCCTGGCGGCGAACACGGCGAACTGGTTCGCCCAGACCGGCGACATGGCGTATTCGCATATGCGCGCCCTGGGACAGATGGCCGCGCAGATCCGGCAGCAGGCCGCCGTCATGACCTACTCCGAGACCTTTTATCTGCTGGCCCTGGCCCTGCTGGCCTGCGTGCCCCTGGCCCTGTTGCTGCGCACGCCGCGCGGCGGCGACACGCCCGGCGCCGGGCACTGA